In Candidatus Chromulinivoraceae bacterium, the following proteins share a genomic window:
- a CDS encoding FtsW/RodA/SpoVE family cell cycle protein, with protein MEKVRQLRVQVGDAAQSVVRRHRPDYQIVLYMGLLMLLGLIIMYAIGPQRANVLNNAYGTDYYTSTYFFAKQTISLLLALGAFFLVAFTPFQWMRQHAQKILLAGLGACVLLFLTGNILHISSIAQCTLGACRWFELGPLGSLQPAELLKFGILVFGAGFLGTRVQQGSVNDLHKTLIPLGVLVGVAIFFVIVLQKDMGTGVSLIAIVAAMMMVAGVNKRVGLALLGVAAVLGILLIIVAPHRIDRVKTFFGGSGSSSSSTDTNGADYQITHAKMAIGSGGFLGVGIGNSVQATGYLPEAINDSVFAIMGETFGFVGLTVILIIFGALLMRLLKITDHLTNIWMKLAVAGVFGWLASHVILNVGAMIGVIPLTGITLPLLSFGGTSMIFIAGALGLAFQLSRYTIHGSVNKENDYENLGSRRGVGRSRNPSGRGSTRA; from the coding sequence ATGGAGAAAGTTCGACAACTGCGCGTACAGGTGGGCGATGCGGCGCAGTCAGTCGTTCGACGTCATCGCCCCGATTATCAGATAGTTCTTTATATGGGGCTGCTAATGCTGCTTGGTCTGATTATTATGTATGCTATTGGACCACAGCGTGCGAACGTGTTGAATAATGCCTACGGCACAGACTATTACACTAGTACATATTTTTTTGCCAAACAGACGATTAGTTTGCTCCTTGCTCTTGGCGCATTCTTTCTTGTAGCATTTACGCCGTTTCAGTGGATGCGTCAACATGCACAAAAAATTCTTTTAGCGGGGCTTGGCGCCTGCGTATTGCTGTTCTTGACCGGTAATATCTTGCATATCAGCAGCATTGCACAGTGTACGCTGGGTGCATGCCGATGGTTTGAGCTTGGCCCACTTGGAAGCCTCCAGCCAGCTGAGCTGCTTAAGTTTGGTATCTTGGTGTTTGGTGCAGGGTTTTTAGGTACTCGGGTACAACAGGGTAGTGTGAATGATCTTCATAAAACTTTGATCCCTCTAGGTGTTTTGGTTGGAGTTGCTATATTTTTTGTGATTGTACTTCAAAAGGACATGGGCACGGGTGTTTCGTTAATTGCGATTGTGGCGGCGATGATGATGGTGGCTGGGGTAAATAAACGCGTCGGACTCGCACTCCTAGGTGTTGCGGCTGTGTTGGGTATTTTGCTTATTATAGTAGCGCCACATCGTATTGACCGCGTGAAGACGTTTTTTGGTGGTAGTGGCAGTAGCTCTTCTTCGACCGATACCAATGGAGCTGATTATCAGATTACACATGCCAAAATGGCGATAGGTAGTGGTGGTTTTTTGGGCGTGGGTATTGGTAACAGCGTCCAGGCTACCGGATATTTGCCGGAGGCGATTAACGATTCAGTATTTGCAATTATGGGCGAAACGTTTGGGTTTGTAGGTCTAACGGTTATTTTGATTATCTTTGGTGCGCTACTTATGAGACTACTAAAAATCACTGATCATCTAACAAACATATGGATGAAACTCGCTGTCGCAGGCGTGTTCGGTTGGCTCGCGTCGCATGTTATATTGAATGTGGGCGCCATGATAGGTGTTATACCGCTGACCGGTATTACGCTGCCACTGTTGAGCTTTGGTGGCACTAGCATGATATTCATTGCCGGAGCACTTGGACTCGCATTCCAACTATCTAGGTATACTATTCACGGATCTGTAAATAAGGAGAATGACTATGAAAATCTTGGCAGTCGGCGGGGGGTCGGGCGGTCACGTAACCCCAGTGGTCGCGGTTCTACGCGAGCTTAA
- the mraY gene encoding phospho-N-acetylmuramoyl-pentapeptide-transferase has product MDQHIQLTHNLTNTFLLSVSAFLLAMLLTPVYTFIAYRYKFWKKQRSTSTTGEKLEVFTKLHADKFKRNIPTMAGIIGVVSIGLVTFFFNLDRAQTWLPLAALFGGGAVGLLDDVINIRGQGNGVAGLRSSLKFAMITVVALVLGWFFYAKLGYNSIHLPYLGDIILGWWIVPLFVFAVVATGNAVNISDGLDGLAGGLLAISYGSFGMIALLQGHLLLSGFCFTVLGALLSYLWFNIYPARFFMGDVGSFAFGTSLGVVAMLTNTLFLLPIIGILFVIEAGSSLIQIVSKRVFHRKIFISAPIHHHLEAKGWPETKVTMRFWVIACVAGFAGVLLALTGGHV; this is encoded by the coding sequence ATGGACCAACACATTCAGCTGACACATAACCTAACTAATACATTTCTTTTGAGCGTCAGCGCTTTTCTACTGGCAATGCTTTTAACACCGGTATACACGTTTATAGCATACCGCTATAAGTTTTGGAAAAAACAGCGCAGTACCAGTACGACAGGAGAGAAGCTAGAAGTCTTCACAAAACTCCACGCTGATAAATTTAAGCGTAACATTCCAACCATGGCGGGTATTATTGGTGTTGTTTCAATAGGACTTGTAACGTTCTTCTTTAACCTTGACCGAGCGCAGACGTGGTTGCCCCTGGCGGCACTTTTTGGCGGTGGCGCGGTAGGACTACTTGATGATGTGATCAATATCCGTGGGCAGGGTAACGGTGTTGCAGGGCTTCGTTCAAGTTTGAAATTTGCTATGATTACCGTAGTAGCACTTGTTCTCGGTTGGTTCTTCTATGCAAAACTTGGCTATAACAGCATTCATCTACCGTATCTTGGTGATATTATTTTGGGCTGGTGGATCGTACCACTATTCGTTTTTGCAGTTGTTGCAACAGGCAATGCCGTTAATATCAGTGATGGTCTTGATGGCCTGGCTGGCGGCTTGCTCGCTATTAGCTACGGATCATTCGGAATGATTGCGCTACTACAAGGCCATCTTTTGCTCTCTGGTTTTTGCTTCACAGTTCTAGGTGCGCTACTCAGTTACCTGTGGTTTAATATTTATCCGGCGCGGTTCTTTATGGGCGATGTTGGAAGTTTTGCATTTGGAACGAGCCTTGGTGTAGTGGCGATGCTAACCAATACGCTTTTCCTTTTGCCAATCATTGGTATTTTGTTTGTCATAGAGGCGGGTTCGAGTCTCATCCAGATCGTTAGCAAGCGCGTTTTTCATCGCAAAATATTTATCTCTGCACCAATCCATCACCACCTTGAGGCGAAAGGTTGGCCTGAGACAAAGGTAACTATGCGTTTTTGGGTGATCGCCTGTGTTGCTGGTTTTGCAGGTGTTCTTCTAGCTCTCACAGGAGGTCATGTTTAG
- a CDS encoding UDP-N-acetylglucosamine--N-acetylmuramyl-(pentapeptide) pyrophosphoryl-undecaprenol N-acetylglucosamine transferase has protein sequence MKILAVGGGSGGHVTPVVAVLRELKKDNKSAEIRFWCDRKFAPQARSIMEHFDSSIPVETILSGKLRRYHNLPLWRQLLRPVSIVLPNIRDAILVGCGFVQSLVKLLLWKPDVVFTKGGFVCLPVGMAAKVLNIPLVIHDSDAHPGLTNRVLAKWATQIATGAPLKFYPYPENISHYVGIPINTDFRPFSASERQALKVQYGFNPKHPLVVVTGGGLGAKRINDAIAKRMDALLEMTSLVLISGTAQYDEMRALTPDGDPRYQLHAFVSSGMAELLGAADVVVTRAGATTILELAALAKPTILVPNGFLTGGHQLKNASVYAENGAVEVIDDHELNENPQLLVDALTSLLANPAHMEDMSRKFIKFSKPDAAKKMAEIILSAVK, from the coding sequence ATGAAAATCTTGGCAGTCGGCGGGGGGTCGGGCGGTCACGTAACCCCAGTGGTCGCGGTTCTACGCGAGCTTAAAAAAGACAATAAATCGGCAGAAATTCGTTTTTGGTGCGATAGAAAATTCGCCCCTCAAGCGCGCAGCATTATGGAGCATTTTGATAGCTCTATCCCTGTAGAGACTATTCTTTCGGGTAAACTGCGTCGGTATCATAACTTACCACTTTGGCGTCAGCTTTTGCGCCCTGTTTCTATAGTGCTGCCCAACATCCGGGATGCTATTTTAGTAGGCTGTGGTTTTGTGCAGAGTCTTGTAAAACTTTTACTATGGAAGCCAGACGTTGTATTTACTAAGGGTGGTTTTGTATGCTTGCCAGTCGGCATGGCCGCAAAAGTGCTCAACATTCCGCTTGTCATTCACGATTCCGATGCTCATCCGGGCCTTACAAACCGCGTGCTTGCTAAATGGGCTACGCAAATCGCCACTGGTGCACCTCTTAAGTTTTACCCTTATCCAGAGAATATTTCGCACTATGTTGGCATCCCAATCAATACCGATTTTAGACCGTTTAGTGCCAGTGAACGGCAGGCGCTTAAGGTGCAGTATGGGTTTAATCCTAAACACCCACTTGTTGTTGTGACCGGTGGGGGTCTGGGTGCGAAGCGTATTAATGACGCAATCGCTAAACGAATGGACGCGTTGCTTGAAATGACATCACTCGTGCTTATATCGGGAACGGCGCAGTACGATGAGATGCGTGCATTGACCCCTGATGGCGATCCTCGCTACCAGCTTCACGCCTTTGTCAGCAGCGGCATGGCAGAGCTTTTGGGCGCTGCTGATGTTGTGGTGACTCGTGCTGGTGCGACGACTATTCTAGAGCTTGCCGCGCTTGCAAAGCCTACTATTCTCGTACCGAATGGTTTTTTGACTGGTGGCCACCAACTTAAAAATGCCAGTGTCTATGCTGAAAACGGCGCAGTAGAAGTCATTGACGACCATGAACTTAATGAGAATCCTCAGTTGCTTGTAGATGCACTTACATCACTATTAGCTAATCCGGCCCACATGGAAGATATGAGTCGTAAGTTCATTAAGTTTTCTAAACCAGATGCTGCAAAAAAGATGGCAGAAATTATTCTCTCCGCAGTAAAATAA